A stretch of the Poseidonibacter antarcticus genome encodes the following:
- a CDS encoding YkgJ family cysteine cluster protein: protein MSNLIKKEGFPYAFEASACDTCAGNCCIGEPGYIWINKQEIDFLAKHLNLSAEEVRTKYLNKKSYKYSIKEVKLAENNYACVFFDLEKRQCSIYEARPTQCRTFPFWEYFKENTQEVYKECPAIKTI from the coding sequence TTGAGTAATTTAATTAAAAAAGAGGGTTTCCCTTATGCTTTTGAAGCAAGTGCTTGTGATACGTGTGCTGGTAATTGTTGTATAGGTGAACCTGGTTATATTTGGATTAATAAACAAGAAATAGATTTTCTTGCAAAGCATCTTAATTTATCAGCTGAAGAAGTTAGAACAAAGTATTTAAATAAAAAAAGTTATAAATACAGTATAAAAGAGGTAAAATTAGCAGAAAATAACTATGCATGTGTATTTTTTGATTTAGAAAAAAGACAATGCTCAATTTATGAGGCTAGACCAACACAATGTCGTACTTTTCCATTTTGGGAATACTTTAAAGAAAATACACAAGAGGTATACAAAGAGTGTCCAGCTATAAAAACTATATAA
- a CDS encoding 2-oxoglutarate synthase subunit alpha translates to MSRELISTGNELAAKAALDSDVEFFGGYPITPSSEIMHILSTALPARGHACIQMEDEISGICTALGAAMSGKRAMTASSGPGISLKAENLGVGYISEIPLVVINVMRGGPSTGLPTRVAQGDLLQAKNPTHGDVKSITLVPGNLRECYTEVARAFNLADRFMQPVFVLLDETIGHMSGKASIPDLEEVQAEKISRKKFTGDKKDYKPYACEPDQPAVLNPMFEGYRYHFTGLHHGPTGHPTEDADLCDALMKRLFNKVDAHLDEVESNEEYMLDDADIMIIAYGSVSLGVTEAINRMRAEGIKVGMFRPKTIWPSPAKRIKELCDKFDKVLVTELNMGQFADEVQRASGRSDFDTLFKVNGRPLSPLEIIEKVKGM, encoded by the coding sequence ATGTCAAGAGAATTAATATCAACAGGTAACGAATTAGCAGCAAAGGCTGCGCTTGACTCTGATGTTGAGTTTTTTGGGGGATACCCTATTACACCTTCAAGTGAAATAATGCATATATTATCAACTGCATTACCAGCTAGAGGACATGCATGTATACAAATGGAAGATGAAATTTCTGGAATTTGTACTGCATTAGGTGCAGCTATGTCTGGGAAAAGAGCTATGACAGCTTCATCAGGACCTGGTATTTCACTAAAAGCAGAAAATTTAGGTGTTGGATATATTTCAGAAATACCTTTAGTTGTTATCAATGTAATGAGAGGTGGTCCATCAACTGGTTTACCTACAAGAGTTGCACAAGGTGACTTATTACAAGCAAAAAATCCTACTCATGGTGATGTTAAATCAATCACTTTAGTACCAGGTAACTTAAGAGAATGTTATACAGAAGTAGCTCGTGCATTTAACTTAGCAGATAGATTTATGCAACCAGTATTTGTTTTATTAGATGAAACAATTGGTCATATGAGTGGAAAAGCAAGTATTCCTGATTTAGAAGAAGTTCAAGCAGAAAAAATTTCAAGAAAAAAATTCACTGGTGATAAAAAAGATTATAAACCTTATGCTTGTGAACCTGATCAACCAGCTGTATTAAATCCAATGTTTGAAGGATATAGATATCACTTTACTGGATTACATCATGGACCTACAGGTCATCCAACTGAAGATGCTGATTTATGTGATGCTTTAATGAAAAGATTATTCAATAAAGTTGATGCACACTTAGATGAAGTTGAATCAAATGAAGAATATATGTTAGACGATGCAGATATTATGATTATTGCTTATGGTTCAGTTTCATTAGGTGTAACAGAAGCAATTAACAGAATGAGAGCTGAAGGTATAAAAGTTGGTATGTTTAGACCAAAAACTATTTGGCCAAGTCCAGCAAAAAGAATCAAAGAATTATGTGATAAATTTGACAAAGTATTAGTTACTGAGTTAAACATGGGACAATTCGCTGATGAAGTACAAAGAGCAAGTGGAAGATCTGACTTTGATACATTATTTAAAGTTAATGGAAGACCTCTATCTCCACTAGAAATTATTGAAAAAGTGAAGGGAATGTAA
- a CDS encoding tRNA1(Val) (adenine(37)-N6)-methyltransferase, with the protein MVLYQPIDGYCYNSDTHFLYNFITENLQKFKNIKGELLDIGSGSGILGLLVSREYPNLNLNQCEVQKAFQFFSSKNAKTNNLSANLYKGSYLEMDFDKKFDMCISNPPFYHSSVIKSENENLKIARYNDSMPLEDFIKKSSSILKDSGKLFFCYDVKQINEILLFLSKYKLNLEALQFVHPKASKDATLILVYARKNSKSLSKILKPLIVFDNLNFTNEVNKIYEKSSTHSIKVNIE; encoded by the coding sequence TTGGTTTTATATCAACCAATAGATGGTTATTGTTATAATAGTGATACACACTTCTTATATAATTTTATAACAGAAAATTTGCAAAAATTTAAAAATATAAAAGGAGAGCTTCTAGATATTGGGAGTGGTAGTGGAATACTAGGGTTACTTGTTTCTAGAGAATATCCTAATTTAAATTTGAATCAATGTGAAGTTCAAAAAGCATTTCAATTTTTTTCTTCAAAGAATGCCAAGACTAATAATCTAAGTGCTAATTTATATAAAGGTTCTTATTTAGAAATGGACTTTGATAAGAAATTTGATATGTGTATTTCTAACCCACCTTTTTATCATTCAAGTGTAATTAAGAGTGAAAATGAAAATCTTAAGATTGCTAGATACAATGATTCAATGCCTTTAGAGGATTTTATCAAAAAAAGTTCTTCAATATTAAAAGATTCTGGTAAGCTATTTTTCTGTTACGATGTGAAACAAATCAATGAAATACTGCTTTTTTTGAGTAAATACAAACTAAATTTGGAAGCTTTACAATTTGTACATCCTAAGGCATCAAAAGATGCTACATTAATTTTAGTTTATGCTAGAAAAAACTCTAAATCATTAAGTAAAATCTTAAAGCCATTGATTGTCTTTGACAATCTTAATTTTACAAATGAAGTAAATAAAATATATGAGAAATCATCAACTCATAGTATAAAGGTTAATATTGAGTAA
- a CDS encoding 4Fe-4S dicluster domain-containing protein, which translates to MSNMEAPANTPVWVNEARCKACDKCVSVCPAGVLVMRQEVHSTLGSMIKVANPDSCIGCMDCELACPDFAIYVADKKEFKFAKLSEEAKMRKEAIVKNNYRELEA; encoded by the coding sequence ATGTCTAATATGGAAGCTCCTGCAAACACACCTGTTTGGGTGAATGAAGCTAGATGTAAAGCATGTGATAAGTGTGTATCAGTTTGTCCTGCTGGTGTATTGGTTATGAGACAAGAAGTTCATTCAACTTTAGGGTCAATGATAAAAGTAGCTAATCCTGATTCTTGTATTGGTTGTATGGATTGTGAATTAGCCTGTCCAGACTTTGCAATATATGTAGCAGATAAAAAAGAATTTAAATTTGCTAAGCTATCAGAAGAAGCAAAGATGAGAAAAGAAGCAATTGTTAAAAATAATTATAGAGAATTAGAGGCTTAA